In one window of Henckelia pumila isolate YLH828 chromosome 1, ASM3356847v2, whole genome shotgun sequence DNA:
- the LOC140869564 gene encoding uncharacterized protein: protein MISQVQELQVILHDIHAEGIVLSETFQVTAIIEKLPPDWNDFKNYLKHKRKEMNVEELIVRLRIEEYNKSFERRLYSPNAVKANVVEQKKSSKAKKFVGGGSKLGPKKDMFKKKFLGKCYNCGGPGHKSSECKKPRRNREANLMEDISKEVSNMDLCAVLFEVNMVGSNPREWWIDTGATRHVCYDKDIFATLDELENSEKLFMGNFATSDIKGRGKVILKMTSGKELTLNNVLQRGKIAL from the coding sequence ATGATCAGTCAAGTTCAAGAACTCCAAGTGATCTTGCATGACATACATGCTGAAGGCATAGTGCTAAGTGAAACCTTCCAAGTGACAGCTATTATCGAGAAGTTGCCTCCGGATTGGAATGATTTCAAGAACTACTTGAAACACAAACGAAAGGAGATGAATGTTGAAGAACTCATTGTTAGACTTCGTATCGAGGAATACAACAAGAGTTTTGAAAGACGATTGTATTCTCCAAATGCTGTTAAAGCTAATGttgttgagcaaaagaaaagcTCAAAGGCAAAGAAATTTGTTGGTGGAGGCTCCAAGTTGGGCCCAAAGAAAGATATGTTCAAAAAAAAGTTTCTTGGAAAATGCTATAATTGTGGCGGTCCGGGCCACAAGTCTTCGGAATGCAAAAAGCCTAGAAGAAACCGCGAAGCAAATCTCATGGAGGACATATCTAAAGAGGTTTCAAACATGGACCTCTGTGCTGTCCTTTTTGAAGTAAATATGGTTGGATCAAATCCAAGAGAATGGTGGATTGACACTGGTGCTACCCGTCATGTTTGTTATGACAAGGACATATTTGCTACGCTTGATGAATTAGAGAATAGTGAAAAATTGTTTATGGGCAATTTTGCTACCTCTGATATCAAAGGACGAGGGAAAGTGATCTTAAAGATGACGTCTGGGAAAGAGCTGACTCTTAACAATGTGTTGCAGAGAGGAAAAATCGCACtttga